One segment of Pirellulales bacterium DNA contains the following:
- a CDS encoding A24 family peptidase, with translation MSLLLALPFSVRMLLLFVVGACLGSLINLGIYRLAYQRRRISPWSFTRGKIPRRSWVDCVPVFGWWRLRREEKLQGRGFWVRPMLIELCFALGVAALYVLEVNQYALNMTEVWPGRRPTEAQFVGLLHVQFAIHVVLLAVMLVATFIDIDEQTIPDVVTVPGTVVALLLAAFCTSPALPSLQVDVNFPRPENLISPLRFDYPFSQPTGAGAFLGSGASLAIGLAIYLGWCFALLPRQWRRGIRIGKAWRMMWWRIAARAEWVWVLPLAVAGVLLIVSAWVKGGQPWHGLMTALVGMAAGGGMIWLIRVIGSAMLQQEAMGFGDVTLLAMIGAFLGWQAIIIVFFIAPFVGVVFGGIQWLLFRQNVLPYGPFLCLAALVTLLFWVPLWDYAARIFEIPWLVPSAIVVCLPLLAGMLYGWMLLKRRIMNDE, from the coding sequence GTGAGTCTATTATTGGCGCTGCCTTTTTCCGTGCGAATGCTGTTGTTGTTTGTCGTCGGCGCGTGCCTTGGATCGCTCATCAATTTAGGCATTTATCGGTTGGCGTATCAAAGGCGGCGGATCAGCCCGTGGAGTTTTACGCGGGGAAAAATTCCGCGGCGTAGCTGGGTAGATTGCGTGCCTGTTTTTGGTTGGTGGCGGCTGCGGCGGGAGGAAAAGCTGCAGGGGCGCGGCTTTTGGGTGCGGCCGATGCTGATTGAGCTGTGCTTTGCGCTGGGCGTGGCCGCGCTGTACGTGTTGGAAGTTAATCAGTACGCGCTGAACATGACCGAGGTGTGGCCCGGGCGTCGGCCGACTGAGGCACAGTTTGTCGGGCTGCTACACGTGCAGTTTGCGATTCACGTAGTGCTGTTGGCGGTGATGCTGGTGGCCACGTTCATTGATATTGACGAACAAACGATTCCCGATGTTGTGACCGTGCCGGGCACCGTGGTGGCGCTGTTGTTGGCCGCGTTTTGCACGTCGCCGGCGTTGCCGTCGCTGCAAGTGGACGTGAATTTTCCGCGGCCGGAGAATTTGATCAGCCCGCTGCGGTTTGATTACCCATTTAGTCAGCCGACCGGTGCGGGAGCATTTTTGGGGAGCGGGGCTTCGCTGGCAATTGGGCTGGCGATTTATTTGGGGTGGTGTTTCGCGCTGTTGCCGCGGCAGTGGCGGAGGGGAATAAGAATCGGCAAAGCATGGCGTATGATGTGGTGGCGGATAGCGGCACGGGCGGAATGGGTGTGGGTGTTGCCGCTGGCCGTGGCAGGGGTGTTGCTCATCGTTTCGGCATGGGTGAAGGGAGGCCAACCGTGGCACGGATTGATGACGGCGCTGGTAGGGATGGCGGCCGGAGGCGGCATGATTTGGCTGATCCGCGTGATTGGCAGCGCGATGCTGCAACAGGAAGCGATGGGATTTGGCGACGTGACACTGCTGGCGATGATTGGGGCGTTTTTGGGATGGCAGGCGATTATCATCGTGTTTTTTATTGCGCCGTTTGTGGGGGTCGTGTTCGGCGGCATTCAATGGCTGTTGTTTCGGCAAAACGTGTTGCCGTACGGGCCGTTTTTGTGTTTGGCGGCGCTGGTGACGCTTTTGTTTTGGGTGCCGCTGTGGGATTACGCCGCCCGGATTTTTGAAATCCCGTGGCTAGTGCCGAGCGCCATTGTGGTTTGCTTGCCGCTGCTGGCGGGAATGCTGTACGGTTGGATGCTGCTGAAGCGGAGAATCATGAATGACGAATGA
- the hisD gene encoding histidinol dehydrogenase, which translates to MSHSLNLLRIDTRQADVRQALADLRRRLSPQGNIVSEAGRQRTLEVFGQPLSPQQVVERICHDVKETGLPAVLDYSARIDKAQLTADTIRVSTAELSAAHAAAEAEFLSSIRRIRQNILRFQQVILQHDVRVDLPAAGGYLQQRYLPLARVGICVPGGAAAYPSTVLMTAVPAQVAGVKQLAVIAPPTKFGASNPDLLATCAEIGITEVYRLGGVQGVAALAYGVAGVPKVDKIVGPGNLFVALAKRHVFGEVDIDSIAGPSEVVVIADETARPDFTAADLIAQAEHAPGSGILITWHALLIDAVAAELARQTAHLSRGDLARQSLEQFGALILARSADEACTLADEIAPEHLHVAAANAEVLLEKIPHAGAAFLGHFSPVAAGDYAAGPSHVLPTGGTARFAAGLTANDFLRGGSVIALNEAGLTALADDIRRVAEKEGLTAHKASIDVRINK; encoded by the coding sequence ATGTCACATTCTTTGAACCTGTTGCGGATCGACACTCGCCAGGCCGACGTCCGCCAGGCCCTCGCCGATTTGCGTCGCCGCCTTAGCCCGCAAGGAAACATCGTCAGCGAAGCCGGCCGCCAGCGCACGCTGGAGGTCTTCGGCCAGCCCCTTTCGCCGCAGCAAGTCGTGGAGCGAATTTGTCACGACGTGAAAGAAACTGGCCTGCCCGCGGTCCTCGATTATTCAGCCCGAATCGACAAAGCCCAGCTCACCGCCGACACCATCCGCGTCAGCACCGCCGAACTCTCCGCCGCCCATGCCGCAGCCGAGGCCGAATTCTTATCCAGTATCCGCCGCATCCGCCAAAACATTCTCCGCTTCCAGCAAGTGATTTTGCAGCACGATGTCCGTGTCGATTTGCCCGCCGCCGGCGGATATTTGCAGCAGCGCTATTTGCCGCTGGCCCGCGTGGGAATTTGCGTCCCCGGCGGCGCGGCGGCGTATCCGTCCACCGTATTGATGACCGCCGTGCCCGCCCAAGTGGCCGGAGTGAAGCAGTTGGCCGTCATTGCACCGCCGACAAAATTCGGCGCCTCCAATCCCGATCTGTTGGCCACGTGCGCCGAAATCGGCATCACCGAAGTTTACCGACTCGGCGGTGTCCAAGGCGTGGCCGCACTCGCCTACGGTGTCGCAGGCGTTCCCAAGGTCGATAAAATCGTCGGCCCCGGCAATCTGTTTGTCGCCCTGGCCAAGCGGCACGTGTTTGGCGAAGTCGATATTGATTCGATTGCCGGACCGAGCGAAGTGGTGGTCATAGCCGATGAAACCGCTCGCCCCGATTTCACCGCCGCCGATTTAATTGCCCAGGCCGAACACGCGCCGGGCTCAGGCATTCTCATCACCTGGCACGCGCTGCTCATCGATGCCGTGGCCGCAGAACTAGCGCGCCAGACGGCCCATTTATCTCGCGGAGATTTAGCCCGCCAAAGTTTGGAACAGTTCGGCGCGCTCATTCTGGCCCGTAGCGCCGACGAAGCATGCACCCTGGCCGACGAAATCGCGCCGGAGCATCTGCACGTCGCCGCGGCCAATGCCGAAGTCCTGTTGGAAAAAATCCCACACGCTGGGGCCGCCTTTTTGGGTCACTTTAGCCCCGTGGCCGCCGGCGATTATGCGGCCGGGCCATCACACGTGCTCCCCACTGGCGGCACGGCCCGTTTCGCCGCCGGCTTAACCGCCAACGATTTTTTGCGCGGCGGCAGTGTGATTGCGCTGAACGAAGCCGGCTTGACAGCCCTGGCCGACGACATCCGCCGCGTGGCCGAAAAAGAAGGATTAACGGCTCATAAGGCCAGCATCGACGTGCGAATAAACAAATAG